In the genome of Thermococcus sp. 21S7, the window AGTACCGGCTGGAGCGCATTGGTCCGATTGTGTCTGAGCTTAGAGTTATTAAAAGCCGTGAGGAGGTCGAGTTTCTTCAGAAAGCGGCGGAGATAGTGGACAAGACATTCTACGCCCTCTTAGAGCAGGGGCTGGAGGGCAGAACGGAAAAAGAGCTCGCTACCTGGCTGGATTGCGCGATGAAGCGCTTAGGGGCGGAAGGGGTTTCTTTTGAACCGATTGTGGCATCTGGGCCGAACAGTGCGAATCCCCATCACCGGTCAACTGATCGGAAAATCCGAAAGGGCGATGTCGTGGTATTCGACTATGGGGCTAGGTACGGGGGCTATTGTTCTGACGTAACCCGAACGGTTGTCGTAGGAAAACCCAGTGAAAACGTGCTGACTGTTTACGAGGTAGTTAAGGAGGCTCAGGAGGGGGCTTGCAGGGCTGTTCGTGCTGGTGTTCTTGCGAGGGATGTTGATGCGGTTGCAAGGGAGACGATAGCAAAAGCCGGCTACGGCGAGTACTTCATCCACAGGACGGGACATGGACTAGGCCTCGACGTACATGAAGAGCCCTACATCTCGCCGGAAAGTTCCGTAGCCCTGCGGGCGGGCATGGTATTCACAATAGAGCCGGGGATTTACCTACCCGGGAAATTTGGGGTACGGATTGAGGATGACGTCCTCGTGGAGGGCGGACACGGACTCAGACTTACCAAAGCCACAAGGGAGTTGTTGTGTGTCTAACTGGAGGTGGTCTGGTTGGGAATTGTGGAGAATTTAAAGCATTCTGAGGAGAAAGACGTGGCTATAGACGCTGTGCCTCTGGAGCGCAGGGAATCCTGGGTTAGCCCCGCCGTGGTGTACGCCGGGGTGGAGTTCACTCTGAGCGTTGTGATGGTGGGTGCAGGACTCGTTGGGAGCTTTAGCGTGGCGAAAGTTGCGATGATAGTTGCAGTGGCGTTGCTGATAACTTGGGTGGGCGACTCCCTCAACGCCTACATTGGTGCAAAAACCGGCAGGGCCTCGACGGTCATAGCCAGGCAGTCCTTTGGGAGCCTTCAGGCAAGAACCCTGGTGGCTCTGCTGGTTATCATAATGGGTCTCGGCTGGTGGGGAGTTCAAACAGCCATAATGGCCAATGCGATTTCAATAGCCTTGGGGATAGACTACACTGCTAGCTGGGGGGCGTGGGCGTTAATCGTAGTTATCCTTGGAGTGATATTCGGAATCCCGGCAATTTTGGGCTATACTTCAATGAAATGGACGGATTACCTTGCCGTTCCAGTGGGACTGTTTATATTCGGCCTCGGCGTTTATCTCTCGGTAATGAAGCATGGCGTGTCCGGGATAATAAACTGGAACCCCACCCCGCAGATGACTATAGCGGTGGCCATTTCCACGGTTATAGGAGTCAACGTGGTTCAGTGGGTCATGATATCAGATTACAGCAGACAGACAAAGCCGGGATGGAAGAACGCGGTTCTTGTTCCTTCCCTCACAATGGCGGTGGGATTCATCCTGATGGTCGTTGGTGCAATAATGGCTGTGGGCGTTGGCACGTGGGACATCGTCGCGGTCATGGTGGCGCTTGGATATCCGTTCTGGGCGTACTTCATGATGTTCGTTGCCCAGTGGACCACTCAGATAGTCAACGTTTACACTCCGGGGCTTGCACTCTCCAACATGCTTAACCTTCGGACGGGGAGGGCTAGAGCGATGGCAACCGCCGGCATAGTTATAGTGGGCATGCTCCTAGCGCTTGCGGGAATACTGAGCAGGTACATGGACTTCCTCCTGCTCCTGGGCATAGTGTTTCCCCCAATAGCGGCCGTCATGATGACGGACTTTTTTGTGCTACGGAAGGAGGAGTGGGAGGATATACAGGGATGGAACTTAATGGCCACCCTAGCGTTGGTCGTTGGAATACTCTCGGGGTACTATATGCAGTACAAGCACTTCTTTGGGCTTCCAGCAATCCAGACCTTCATAATAACATCAATTGCCTACTACCTCCTAATGAGACTGAAGGCGTCAACGTCCCCTGACAAATTTACACCAAGGCACTGGCTTTCTTGACGCCTTTTCTTTTCAATTATGTCCACAGCGACTTTTGCTCTTAGAAAGCCCATGTTTAGATTTTGTCGATTTATGCAGGAATTTGATCACAAACATTCGAAATGATGAAAAATTTATTTAAGTTTTAGCCATGAGATTTCATGGGGGCGTTTGGATGGAGGATGATGAAGTTGTTGTCATGAAGGGTATCTTCAAGAACAAGCTCGATGATATTGACCTGAAGATATACCAAGCTCTGCGGGAAAACGGCAGAATGAGCGACACTGAAATCGCTAAACGGGTGGGCGTGTCAATAACAACGGTCCGACGTCGCAGATTGAGGCTCCAGGAGAAGGGATACCTGCAGATTATCGGCCTTCTGCTCCTGAGAGCCGCGGACGTGGCATATGCCGATGTAATGGTAAAGCTCAACCAGCATGCGAAGGTGGAGGAAATAAACGAATTTCTAGCGGATGCCATTAACAACCCGAGGATATATGAGGTAACGGAGTATCTGGGCGGCGACTACGACATTCTGCTGAGGTTTCTGGAGAGCAACAACGAAAAGCTGAGGTACCACATAGACAAATTCCTCCGGAACAGGGATGCAGTCGAACATTACATGATATATCCCGCGATTGGTAGCCCCAAAGCCTGGTACAAATCGTTTAAAATTAAATTCTAGCCACCAGCCAGCCAACCGGCGGATGCTCCGCGCCTTTCTTCCATTTCTCGTAGGCCGCATCCCAGCGCCTCAAAAGCTCCGTGCGCTTTCTCTCGTCTTTTATCCGTCCCACGTATTCGCGGGGGATGTAGGCGAGGTAGTGAGGCAGGCCAGATTCGAATGTCCCACTTTTGATTATCTCTCCCCCGGCTTCCTCTACGAGCTCGTGGAGTTTTTCGAGCGTGGGGTAATGCAGGTCGTCCTTCTCGCCGAACAGCGCCTCAAAAATCTCTTCACGGAGGTTGTAGAGCTCAAGGTGTGCCCTCTGCCTCTCGTTGTTCGCTGTGGGCAGGCTCTCTGCGATGAAGACCTCTTCGGAAACCCGAAGCATCTCCGAGATGACCTTGACCATTGTTTCCTCGCTCTTCAGGCTCCTGATTCCGTGAACGAGAACGGCTAAATCGAAGGTCTTGAACGGGAAGGGAAGCTCCCTTGCGTCGGTCTTGAGAGGGATTATCCTGTGTTTTAGTCCTGCAGATGACGTCACCTCCTCGAAGAAGCGCCAGCGGGAGCGGTCTATGGAAACAACGCGACCTGTCTCGCCAACGAGGTACGCTAACGGAACGGTGGTTAGCGCGTGAGCACCGCAGCCAACCTCAAGGACGTTCATGCCCTCTTTGATAGGCGCGAACCCGATGACGCGGAAGCGTTCGAGCATTTCGGTGTGAAGCCAGTCTGAGGGTAGGGGAGGCTCGTTTCGGGGAGGAATCTTGGAAAGAACTTCTTTCTTAAATGTCTCTTCGTCAACGGGCATGGATGACACCGAAAACGGCTAAAGACGTTCTCTTTAAGGCTTTTTCGGAGAAAAGGTTTTATAAGTTGGGGAGAATTAATGGTGGGGTTAAAAATTCAATGGATGTCTTCTTGGTTTTTCCCTCATTTCTGTTGCTTGTGAACTCTGCCATTACGATTCTCTTTTATCATTATGTTGATTTTTGGTTTTTTGTGTATACTCAGATTAATGCTGAATACGATAAAACTTAAATTTCTCTCACTATCTAAAAAACTAATAGGGGAGAGTATGTTAAGTCCTAGCACCAAAAAACAAATCTTAGGGTTTATAGTAGGTATTCTCGTAGGTGTAGCATCAACTTTGATCGCCAATAAGATTAACAGTGCTTTACAACCAAAACCACTAATAAGAATCTCCCTCCAAGAGCAACTACCTCAAACAGACCCTGTAGTCACAGTATTAGTCGAAAATATTGGGAAAGCCACTTCTAAGTTTGTTTCATTTGAAATAAGAACAGAGGGATTTTTGGAAAACTATAGCATAAGGGGAACAGGAAACATAAAAACATGGGGAGGCAGAGGTAATTACCTGCAAGTTATTATCGAGGATTTCAATCCTGGTGAGATAGTCAGTATAGATTTGTACCTAGAGGGATCAGATAAAGTTCATATTTTGAATCCAAAAATTGATGGGAAATATCAAATTATTGAAAAACCTATAATAGTCAAAATATGGGAAGAAGAACAAAATCCATATCACTCCACGTAAACCGCAGGCTTCAGCGGCATCGCGGCCTTCTTCTTTCCTCCCTTGTCCTCCTCCGGGTTGATGATTATCTCGACTCCGAGCTCCTTCTCCATGAAGTCCCTGGCTTCTCTCAGGGCCTTCTCCTCGTTTATGCGCTTGACATCGAAGGCCCTCTCCTTGATGAGCCTCTGGATGAGCTTGCTTATCTCCTTGCCGTGCTTCCTCATCTCTGGGTCCTTCATCAGCTCTGCCATGGCTGACTTGAAGTCCCTCTTCTCCGCGACGACCTCGACAACGCGCCACTTCCACTCCGGTGCAGTGTATACGTATGCCCTCTTGGCGTCCTCTATCTTTGCCACGCGGATTATCTCCTTGATGTCCTCGATGAGGGCCTTTACGAACTCCTCCTCGGCCTCGATGGTTTCGTTCCACCACTCCGGAACCGGCTCCGGCCACTTCGCCAGGCTCACGAAGCCCTCTCCGCCCAGCTTCTCCCAGAGCTCCTCACTGATGTGCGGCGTGAACGGCGCCATCAGCCTGACCCAGACCTCGGCGAGCTTTCTGAGAACGAAGCGCTTCGCTTTGTCGTCCCTGCCCTCGGTTCTGCGCATGTACCAGCGCAGGTCGTTGAGGATGCTGTAGAATGCCCACTGCACAGCAGTCCTCGTCCTGAACTCTTCGAGCGCCTGGGTTGCCCCTTCGATGGCCTTGTTCAGCCTGTGCAGCATCCACTTATCGATGTCTTTCAGCTCGGTCTCCTCCGCCTCATAGCCTGCGAACTCGCTCACCAGCTCGTAGAAGCGCTCAACCTGCCTGCGGAGCTTCCCGACCTCTTTCCTGCGCCAGTCGAAGTCGCTGTCGTGCTCGGCTAAGCCCATTATGTAGAGCCTCACCACATCTGCCCCGTTCTCTTCGATGGCGTCGATGAAGTTCAGCACGTTGCCCTTGCTCTTGCTCATCTTGGTGCCTTCCAGCGTTCCGAAGCCGTTGACGGCTATTCCTCTCGGCCAGTGCTCCTTCCTGAAAATCGCCGTGTGGTTGAAGATGAAGAACGTCAGGTGGTTCGGTATCAGGTCCTTGGCAGAGCAGCGCCAGTCGAGCGGGTACCAGTACTCGAACTCCTCCTTCATCTCGTGGATGGTTTCAGCCGGGATTCCGGTCTTCCCTTCGAGTTCCTTTTCGCGCTCCTCGCTGAACTCCTCCAGGAACAGGTAGTCGAAGAACTCCCTCGTGAGCTTCTCCGGGTCGAGCCTGCCCTCCTCCCTCAGCCTGTTCATGTGCCTGCTTATCGTGTAGTAGGCCATGTAGATGGTCGAGTCGCTCAGGCTCTCGATGACCCAGTCGGGATCCCACGGCAGCGGCGTTCCCAGTCCAACTTTCCTCGCGCAGGCCTTCTTGTCGAGCCACTCTATGACTGCCTCGAACTGGGTTCTTCTGCTCTCTGGATAGATGGTCATGTTTGCGAGGGCCTCGCGGGCCTTCTCCTTCCACTCGGGGTTGCCGTAGTCTATGAACCACTGGTCGTGGATTATCTTGATGACCGCCTGGTTGCCGAAGCGCGAAATGACCGGCTTTTCTGCAAACTCGTACATTATTTCGGCTATGCCCTTCTCCTGGAGCTCCTTGGCTATGAGGTCTTTGGCCTCCTGGACTGACTTGCCTGCGTAGGGCTCTATCTTGAAGACTCCCTTGTGGTACTCGGCCTTGTAGATGTTCTTGGTGGCCTCTTCGAGCTTCTCAGCATCTTTCTGGCTCTTTACGCCGAGCCTCTCAGCCTCTTCCACAGCTGGAAAGTCGCCGTAGCCCTCCAGCTTGATCAGCGAGATGTAGCTTATCTCCTCAACCACGCGCGGGTCGACTTCATACTTCAGCAGAATCTCGGTTTCCTTCTTGAGGTCTTCAAGGGCCACGTGGTCGAAGGGCGCATGAGCCGGGACGCTCATAACGACTCCAGTCGCGTTGTCCGGGTCAACGAACTCTGCCGGCAGGATGATGACCTCGTCGCCGGTGACCGGGTTCCTCACGTATTTGCCTATCAGCTTCTCGCCCTTGAACTCCTCCAATACTTCAATCTCCCTGTCCTGGAAGGAGAGCTTGTAAGCTGCTTCCTTGCTGATTATCCACCTCTCCACCTTCTCGCCGCGCTTGACCTTTGCTTTGACGTAGGTGGCGTTGGGGTTCAGCCACATGTTGGTGACGCCGTAAACCGTCTCCGGCCTCAGCGTCGCGGCCGGCATGTAGATTTCCTCGCCGTTCTCTTCGAGAATGAACTTGATGATGACGTAGTCCAGTATCTGGACGTCTTCGCCCTCCATTATGTCGTGGTCTCCGAGGGCAGTCCCAACGACCGGGTCCCACCTGACCCTGTGGGCGCCCTTAACGACCAGTCCCTCCTCCTTGAGCGTCCAGAACTGCCACTCTATGAACTTGCTGAAGGGCGGGAAGAGGCTCGTCGTGTGGAACTCGCGCGTCCAGTCGACGGAAAAGCCAGCCCTGATGAAGGTCTCCCTGGCGGCCTTCATGAAGTACTTGACGATTTCCTTCGGGTCCTCGAACTTCCAGAGTATCTCCTCGGGGACTTTGTAGACGTCGCGGTAGATGTGTATCGTCTTTGGGTCGCGGTGCTTTATCCTCTCGGCGATTCCGACTATCGGCGCACCGGTGATGTGCCAGGCCATCGGGAAGAGGACGTTGTAGCCCTGCATTCTCTTAAAGCGCGCTATAACGTCGGGAATCGTGTAGGTCCTCGCGTGACCGACGTGGAGGTGCCCCGAAAGGTACGGGAAGGCGACCGTGATGTAGAACTTCTTCTCCTTGGGCTTTTCATTCGCTTTCGGTTCGAAGGCCTTCTCTTCCAGCCAGCGCTTCTGCCACTTCTCCTCAATGGCCTTGAAGTTAAGCTCAGCCATGGCCATACCTCCTCAGAATTTTTTCAAAAGAGCGTGAGCGATACTCCAGAATAGGGGGGTTATCCGGGAAATCAGGCGCGGTTGCGATTCGAGCGATGGAGAAGACACTCCCCCCTCATTGGCATCGGAGCGAGTAGGATTCCTGATATTTAAATCTTTTGCTGGGCTTGGGTGGTTCCCGCAGTTTACTTTTCGGCATCTTCCGAACCAAAGTTGTTATATATCTTGGATCCGTTTGATTAACCTGTGGGGTGGTGGCTGTGGAAAAGCTCGGCGAGGTGTTTCAGTTCATGGATTCCATTGGATTCGGGGAAACCGTGCTCGTCGAGTACA includes:
- the leuS gene encoding leucine--tRNA ligase, which produces MAELNFKAIEEKWQKRWLEEKAFEPKANEKPKEKKFYITVAFPYLSGHLHVGHARTYTIPDVIARFKRMQGYNVLFPMAWHITGAPIVGIAERIKHRDPKTIHIYRDVYKVPEEILWKFEDPKEIVKYFMKAARETFIRAGFSVDWTREFHTTSLFPPFSKFIEWQFWTLKEEGLVVKGAHRVRWDPVVGTALGDHDIMEGEDVQILDYVIIKFILEENGEEIYMPAATLRPETVYGVTNMWLNPNATYVKAKVKRGEKVERWIISKEAAYKLSFQDREIEVLEEFKGEKLIGKYVRNPVTGDEVIILPAEFVDPDNATGVVMSVPAHAPFDHVALEDLKKETEILLKYEVDPRVVEEISYISLIKLEGYGDFPAVEEAERLGVKSQKDAEKLEEATKNIYKAEYHKGVFKIEPYAGKSVQEAKDLIAKELQEKGIAEIMYEFAEKPVISRFGNQAVIKIIHDQWFIDYGNPEWKEKAREALANMTIYPESRRTQFEAVIEWLDKKACARKVGLGTPLPWDPDWVIESLSDSTIYMAYYTISRHMNRLREEGRLDPEKLTREFFDYLFLEEFSEEREKELEGKTGIPAETIHEMKEEFEYWYPLDWRCSAKDLIPNHLTFFIFNHTAIFRKEHWPRGIAVNGFGTLEGTKMSKSKGNVLNFIDAIEENGADVVRLYIMGLAEHDSDFDWRRKEVGKLRRQVERFYELVSEFAGYEAEETELKDIDKWMLHRLNKAIEGATQALEEFRTRTAVQWAFYSILNDLRWYMRRTEGRDDKAKRFVLRKLAEVWVRLMAPFTPHISEELWEKLGGEGFVSLAKWPEPVPEWWNETIEAEEEFVKALIEDIKEIIRVAKIEDAKRAYVYTAPEWKWRVVEVVAEKRDFKSAMAELMKDPEMRKHGKEISKLIQRLIKERAFDVKRINEEKALREARDFMEKELGVEIIINPEEDKGGKKKAAMPLKPAVYVE
- a CDS encoding aminopeptidase P family protein; this translates as MDYRERLLRLQHMIRENGAVGAVLVPGSNFYYLTGMAPLGSLERLFLLLLPAEGEPVVIAPQLYENELGNWEFGRILLWRDGENPYRLFRGVLSEHAPEGGSLFVDDAMPIGLLLGTGILGKYRLERIGPIVSELRVIKSREEVEFLQKAAEIVDKTFYALLEQGLEGRTEKELATWLDCAMKRLGAEGVSFEPIVASGPNSANPHHRSTDRKIRKGDVVVFDYGARYGGYCSDVTRTVVVGKPSENVLTVYEVVKEAQEGACRAVRAGVLARDVDAVARETIAKAGYGEYFIHRTGHGLGLDVHEEPYISPESSVALRAGMVFTIEPGIYLPGKFGVRIEDDVLVEGGHGLRLTKATRELLCV
- a CDS encoding Lrp/AsnC family transcriptional regulator, encoding MEDDEVVVMKGIFKNKLDDIDLKIYQALRENGRMSDTEIAKRVGVSITTVRRRRLRLQEKGYLQIIGLLLLRAADVAYADVMVKLNQHAKVEEINEFLADAINNPRIYEVTEYLGGDYDILLRFLESNNEKLRYHIDKFLRNRDAVEHYMIYPAIGSPKAWYKSFKIKF
- a CDS encoding class I SAM-dependent methyltransferase, encoding MPVDEETFKKEVLSKIPPRNEPPLPSDWLHTEMLERFRVIGFAPIKEGMNVLEVGCGAHALTTVPLAYLVGETGRVVSIDRSRWRFFEEVTSSAGLKHRIIPLKTDARELPFPFKTFDLAVLVHGIRSLKSEETMVKVISEMLRVSEEVFIAESLPTANNERQRAHLELYNLREEIFEALFGEKDDLHYPTLEKLHELVEEAGGEIIKSGTFESGLPHYLAYIPREYVGRIKDERKRTELLRRWDAAYEKWKKGAEHPPVGWLVARI
- a CDS encoding cytosine permease, which translates into the protein MENLKHSEEKDVAIDAVPLERRESWVSPAVVYAGVEFTLSVVMVGAGLVGSFSVAKVAMIVAVALLITWVGDSLNAYIGAKTGRASTVIARQSFGSLQARTLVALLVIIMGLGWWGVQTAIMANAISIALGIDYTASWGAWALIVVILGVIFGIPAILGYTSMKWTDYLAVPVGLFIFGLGVYLSVMKHGVSGIINWNPTPQMTIAVAISTVIGVNVVQWVMISDYSRQTKPGWKNAVLVPSLTMAVGFILMVVGAIMAVGVGTWDIVAVMVALGYPFWAYFMMFVAQWTTQIVNVYTPGLALSNMLNLRTGRARAMATAGIVIVGMLLALAGILSRYMDFLLLLGIVFPPIAAVMMTDFFVLRKEEWEDIQGWNLMATLALVVGILSGYYMQYKHFFGLPAIQTFIITSIAYYLLMRLKASTSPDKFTPRHWLS